One segment of Variovorax sp. PAMC28562 DNA contains the following:
- a CDS encoding zeta toxin family protein, whose product MSRATMFLLAGPNGAGKSTLYELAIAPRIQAPFINADLIQRDELRDASMSAAYTAAGIAENRRRLALKQGLSFVSESTFSHPSKLELVDDARRAGFRVVLYHVNLGKPELSVSRVALRVGEGGHDVPEDKIRERYDRNQPLIRQAVLRADFAFVFDNSRLNVSPQRILSFKAGRITATASAIPDWAELLYAEELRAFG is encoded by the coding sequence GTGAGCCGCGCAACGATGTTTTTGCTGGCCGGACCGAACGGCGCCGGCAAGTCGACGCTCTACGAGCTGGCGATCGCACCTCGTATCCAGGCGCCTTTCATCAATGCCGACCTGATCCAGCGCGACGAACTGCGCGACGCGTCGATGTCTGCGGCGTACACCGCGGCCGGCATAGCAGAAAACCGGCGGCGGCTGGCGCTCAAGCAGGGACTCAGCTTCGTTTCTGAATCGACGTTCTCGCATCCGTCGAAACTGGAATTAGTCGATGACGCCAGGCGTGCCGGCTTTCGAGTCGTGCTTTACCACGTCAACTTAGGCAAGCCTGAGTTGTCGGTCAGCCGAGTGGCGCTAAGGGTGGGTGAGGGCGGTCACGATGTGCCCGAAGACAAGATCCGCGAGCGCTACGACCGCAATCAGCCCTTGATCCGCCAAGCGGTGCTGCGCGCCGACTTCGCCTTTGTGTTCGACAACTCGCGGCTCAACGTCTCCCCGCAGCGCATTCTGAGTTTCAAGGCAGGGCGCATCACCGCGACTGCAAGCGCGATACCGGACTGGGCTGAATTGCTCTATGCAGAAGAACTGCGCGCTTTCGGCTAG
- a CDS encoding ParD-like family protein, with translation MDALRDAARVNSRSISGQAEHWIRIGRAIERDPTIGYSKVDLALRGLEPLALDTLGDAEQDAFIERMGDAPATAVEQDFWRKRQRKGLGVGLDDDGNLEFGKAVRPTGGQ, from the coding sequence ATGGACGCCTTGCGCGATGCTGCGCGGGTGAACAGCCGGTCGATCTCGGGGCAGGCCGAGCATTGGATCCGTATCGGTCGCGCGATCGAACGCGATCCGACCATCGGCTATTCGAAGGTCGACCTGGCGCTGCGCGGTCTTGAGCCGCTGGCGCTCGACACCCTCGGCGATGCCGAGCAGGACGCCTTCATCGAACGCATGGGTGACGCTCCAGCCACCGCGGTTGAACAGGATTTCTGGCGCAAGCGGCAACGAAAGGGTCTCGGCGTGGGCCTCGATGACGACGGCAACCTGGAGTTCGGCAAAGCAGTCCGGCCAACCGGCGGCCAGTGA
- a CDS encoding ATP-dependent acyl-CoA ligase, with protein MTSELRALPPAQRTLPAMLQRQAALFGARPLLKVAGRQWAHRDAAAAAAVRAAALAQAGVVRGDRIAVMAGNCIEFIETFLGAGWLGAVVVPVNTASMGPQIEYVLSNSEAKLLVIGAGCVERLKMADLGRTGLREIWVVGDVGEVEAIVASRELPPGVRVSRYPEGVHGAESAQANPPAAVQPGDPLAILYTSGTTGPAKGVICPHAQYFWWGVNSAEVLGVGRDDVLCTTLPLFHINALNTFAQAALTGAQAVFELRFSASGFWPSMRANGATVVYLLGAMVPILLAPPEGEGERNHSVRIGLGPGVPPAAGQVFTARTGVTLLEGYGSTETNFAIATAPASPRGGVMGWLREGFEARVADEDDAPVPDGEAGELLLRADEPYAFASGYFNMPEKTVEAWRNLWFHTGDRVVRDADGAFRFVDRIKDAIRRRGENISSFEVEQVLASHPAVASCAVYPVQSELAEDEVMAALVAREGVRIDLTDLIEFCTSRLPYFAVPRYIDVLPDLPRTENGKVQKFKLRERGVGPQTWDGQPAKSGGRPESAI; from the coding sequence ATGACGAGTGAGCTGCGCGCGCTGCCACCCGCGCAGCGCACCCTGCCTGCGATGCTGCAACGGCAGGCCGCGTTGTTCGGTGCGCGTCCGCTGTTGAAGGTGGCGGGCCGGCAGTGGGCGCATCGCGATGCGGCTGCAGCGGCCGCCGTTCGGGCGGCCGCACTCGCGCAGGCCGGTGTGGTGCGAGGCGACCGCATCGCAGTAATGGCGGGCAACTGCATCGAGTTCATCGAGACTTTTCTTGGTGCGGGCTGGCTCGGCGCGGTGGTCGTTCCCGTCAACACGGCATCGATGGGTCCGCAGATCGAATACGTCCTTTCGAACAGCGAGGCGAAGCTGCTGGTGATCGGTGCCGGTTGCGTCGAGCGGCTGAAGATGGCAGACCTCGGTCGCACGGGGTTGCGCGAGATATGGGTGGTCGGCGACGTCGGCGAGGTGGAAGCGATCGTTGCTTCGCGCGAGCTGCCGCCCGGCGTGCGTGTCTCTCGCTATCCGGAAGGCGTCCACGGCGCCGAAAGCGCGCAAGCCAATCCGCCCGCCGCCGTGCAGCCTGGCGACCCGCTCGCCATCCTCTACACCTCGGGCACCACCGGCCCTGCCAAAGGCGTGATCTGCCCGCATGCGCAGTATTTCTGGTGGGGCGTGAACAGCGCCGAGGTGCTGGGTGTCGGCCGCGACGACGTGCTCTGCACGACGCTGCCGCTCTTTCATATCAATGCACTCAACACCTTCGCGCAGGCTGCACTGACGGGTGCGCAGGCAGTCTTCGAATTGCGCTTCTCGGCATCGGGTTTCTGGCCGTCGATGCGCGCGAACGGCGCGACGGTGGTCTATTTGCTCGGTGCGATGGTTCCCATCCTGTTGGCCCCGCCGGAGGGGGAAGGAGAGCGCAATCATTCCGTCCGCATCGGACTCGGGCCCGGCGTGCCACCCGCGGCGGGGCAGGTCTTCACGGCGCGCACCGGCGTGACGCTGCTCGAAGGCTATGGCTCGACCGAGACCAACTTCGCCATCGCCACCGCGCCGGCGTCGCCGCGCGGCGGTGTGATGGGCTGGCTGCGCGAGGGCTTCGAGGCGCGTGTCGCCGACGAAGACGATGCGCCCGTGCCGGACGGCGAGGCCGGCGAATTGCTGCTGCGTGCAGACGAGCCTTACGCCTTCGCGAGCGGCTACTTCAACATGCCGGAGAAAACCGTCGAGGCCTGGCGCAATCTCTGGTTTCACACCGGCGACCGCGTAGTGCGCGATGCCGACGGGGCGTTCCGTTTCGTCGATCGCATCAAGGACGCGATCCGCCGTCGTGGCGAGAACATCTCATCTTTCGAGGTCGAGCAGGTGTTGGCCAGTCATCCGGCGGTCGCGTCTTGTGCGGTGTATCCGGTGCAATCCGAATTGGCCGAAGACGAAGTGATGGCGGCGCTGGTGGCACGCGAGGGTGTGCGGATCGACCTCACTGATCTCATCGAGTTTTGTACGAGCCGGCTGCCGTACTTCGCGGTGCCGCGCTACATCGACGTGCTGCCCGACCTGCCGCGCACCGAGAACGGCAAGGTCCAGAAATTCAAGCTGCGCGAGCGCGGCGTGGGGCCGCAGACCTGGGACGGCCAGCCGGCCAAATCGGGAGGTCGGCCTGAAAGCGCAATTTGA
- a CDS encoding ABC transporter ATP-binding protein, translated as MTVMLEIGELHVGYGQVEAVRGVSLALQPGQIISVIGPNGAGKTTLLAAAMGLLPSKGVLRFEGEDLHGLDVESRVERGLCLVPEKRELFGELTVLDNLQLGAYAKKLRSDAMKRQLQAVYDRFPRLAERRSQRADTLSGGERQMLAVGRALMSAPRLLMLDEPSLGLAPLIVRDILTIVRSLRDEGVSILLVEQNARAALESSDHGYVLETGEIALSGASAELASDPRVQATYLGGGTHDDE; from the coding sequence ATGACGGTCATGTTGGAAATCGGCGAGCTGCATGTCGGCTACGGACAGGTCGAGGCCGTGCGAGGCGTCTCGCTCGCCCTGCAACCGGGGCAGATCATCTCGGTGATCGGGCCGAACGGTGCGGGCAAGACCACGCTGCTGGCCGCGGCCATGGGCCTGCTGCCGAGCAAAGGGGTGCTGCGCTTCGAAGGCGAAGACCTGCATGGGCTCGACGTCGAATCGCGTGTCGAACGCGGCCTGTGCCTGGTGCCGGAAAAGCGCGAGCTCTTCGGCGAACTGACGGTGCTCGACAACCTGCAACTCGGCGCCTACGCCAAGAAGTTGCGCAGCGATGCGATGAAGCGGCAACTGCAAGCGGTGTACGACCGGTTTCCGCGGCTGGCGGAGCGCCGCTCGCAACGCGCCGACACGCTTTCGGGCGGCGAGCGTCAGATGCTGGCGGTCGGTCGTGCGCTGATGTCGGCACCGCGCCTTTTGATGCTCGACGAACCCAGCCTCGGCCTGGCGCCGCTGATCGTGCGCGACATCCTCACCATCGTGCGATCGCTGCGCGACGAAGGCGTCTCGATCCTGCTGGTGGAGCAAAACGCGCGCGCCGCGCTCGAATCGTCGGACCACGGCTACGTGCTGGAGACGGGCGAGATCGCGCTCTCCGGCGCATCGGCCGAACTGGCGAGCGATCCGCGCGTGCAGGCGACCTACCTCGGCGGAGGCACGCACGATGACGAGTGA
- a CDS encoding ABC transporter permease subunit: MTPRNRMFMTATIVLLLALVPRVAGNFTVSLLNDVGIGALVALGLVLFTGIGGSTSFGQAAFVGIAAYASAWLTTTQGMSPWIGLLFALALTGISALAIGMLTLRLGGHFLSLSTIAWGLSIAMLFGNVEALGRHTGLSNIPALRIAGWSLAEPRAIYYLIWALVGLAFLFSRNLLSSRPGRAIRGLRGGATLLASVGADAYRVRLTLFVTAALFAGLAGWLYAHMNRFVSPSPFDVRASIEYLLMAVAGGLGQLVGALVGAALVLLLKNGLQDLLPLLTQRAGQLEAIAFAAVFILLLHFARGGLMGFVRRWTRGRWAAQPSTAPVKPVTPLAQRTLPARGTPILSVQGVVKRFGGLIAVNEVSFDVAAGEIIGLIGPNGAGKSTMFNLLTCTLPMTSGQVRFMDQNIAGLPQRQVARLGLARTFQHVKLRPHMSLLDNVALGAYARTGAGVLKAGLRLDRAEEHQVLQEAQRQLDRIGLGDRSHEMAGSLPLGTQRILEIARALAADPVLLVLDEPAAGLRRKEKMALGALLRKLQGEGVTILIVEHDMDFVMKLVDRLVVMNFGSKLVEGVPAVVRADERVQAAYLGSVV, from the coding sequence ATGACACCGCGCAACCGCATGTTCATGACGGCGACCATCGTGCTGCTGCTCGCGCTGGTGCCGCGGGTGGCCGGCAACTTCACCGTGTCGCTGCTCAACGATGTGGGCATCGGCGCGCTGGTCGCGCTCGGACTGGTGCTGTTCACCGGCATCGGCGGGTCGACCTCTTTCGGGCAGGCCGCCTTCGTCGGCATCGCGGCGTATGCCAGTGCGTGGCTCACGACCACGCAGGGTATGTCGCCGTGGATCGGGCTCCTGTTCGCGCTGGCGCTCACGGGAATCTCGGCCCTCGCGATCGGCATGTTGACGCTGCGCCTGGGCGGGCACTTTCTTTCGCTGAGCACGATCGCGTGGGGCCTGTCGATCGCGATGCTTTTCGGTAACGTCGAGGCGCTCGGGCGCCACACCGGGCTCTCGAACATCCCGGCACTGCGCATCGCGGGCTGGTCGCTGGCCGAGCCGCGTGCCATTTACTACCTGATCTGGGCGCTGGTCGGACTGGCCTTTTTGTTCAGCCGCAACCTGCTGAGTTCGCGACCCGGCCGTGCGATACGTGGTTTGCGCGGCGGTGCCACGCTGCTGGCGAGCGTGGGTGCCGATGCTTACCGCGTGCGGCTCACGCTGTTCGTCACCGCAGCGCTGTTCGCAGGTCTCGCCGGCTGGCTCTATGCGCACATGAACCGCTTCGTGAGCCCATCGCCTTTCGACGTGCGCGCGAGCATCGAGTACCTGCTGATGGCGGTGGCCGGTGGGCTCGGTCAACTGGTGGGTGCGCTGGTCGGTGCAGCGCTGGTGTTGCTGTTGAAGAACGGCCTGCAGGACTTGTTGCCGCTGCTCACGCAACGCGCAGGGCAGCTCGAAGCCATTGCTTTCGCCGCGGTGTTCATCCTGCTGCTGCACTTCGCGCGCGGCGGGCTGATGGGCTTCGTGCGACGCTGGACGCGCGGGCGTTGGGCAGCGCAGCCGTCGACGGCGCCGGTCAAGCCGGTCACGCCGCTGGCGCAACGCACGCTGCCGGCGCGTGGCACGCCGATCCTGTCGGTGCAGGGCGTGGTCAAGCGCTTCGGTGGATTGATCGCAGTCAACGAGGTGAGTTTCGACGTCGCTGCGGGCGAGATCATCGGACTGATCGGCCCCAACGGCGCGGGCAAGTCGACCATGTTCAACCTGCTGACCTGCACCCTGCCGATGACTTCGGGCCAGGTGCGCTTCATGGACCAGAACATCGCGGGCCTGCCGCAACGCCAGGTTGCGCGACTCGGATTGGCGCGCACCTTCCAGCACGTGAAGCTGCGACCGCACATGAGCCTGCTCGACAACGTCGCGCTGGGTGCTTATGCGCGGACCGGTGCCGGCGTGCTCAAGGCCGGTCTCCGGCTCGACCGTGCCGAAGAACACCAGGTGCTGCAGGAAGCACAGCGCCAGCTCGATCGCATCGGCCTCGGCGACCGCTCGCACGAGATGGCCGGCAGCCTGCCGCTGGGCACCCAGCGCATTCTGGAGATCGCGCGAGCGCTTGCCGCCGACCCGGTGTTGCTGGTGCTCGACGAGCCTGCGGCCGGACTGCGCCGCAAGGAAAAAATGGCGCTCGGCGCGTTACTGCGCAAGCTGCAGGGGGAGGGCGTGACCATCCTCATCGTGGAGCACGACATGGACTTCGTGATGAAACTGGTGGACCGATTGGTGGTGATGAACTTCGGCTCGAAGCTGGTCGAGGGCGTGCCCGCCGTGGTGCGTGCGGACGAGCGCGTGCAGGCGGCTTACCTGGGGAGCGTCGTATGA
- a CDS encoding branched-chain amino acid ABC transporter permease → MTWDVALILAMDGLANGSVYLLAGLGLVLIFSVTRVVFVPFGDVTAFAALTLAAFQTGRVPPTIGLVAVLAVLATATELGSLWRRGEVARMPKALLAWGVLPLVPCLLAWLAARPGMPALVQIAATLLLIVPITPLLARVVYQPIADASVLVLLIVSLALHFLLSGLGLLFFGPEGSRTEPLASGVFTLGDNFVVSGQVLLMVGSAIVLSGLFFLVFERTVAGKALRATAVNRVGARLVGIRPARTALMAYGSASLLAGLIGILIGPVTTMYYDSGFIIGLKAFVAAIIGGLVSYPVTALGALAVGLVESYASFWSGALKDVIVFSLLIPVLMLRSYLSRHQEEEQEEVDE, encoded by the coding sequence ATGACCTGGGACGTCGCGCTCATCCTGGCGATGGACGGGCTGGCCAACGGCTCGGTCTACCTGCTCGCGGGCCTGGGCCTGGTGCTGATCTTTTCGGTCACGCGAGTGGTCTTCGTGCCCTTCGGCGACGTGACCGCGTTCGCGGCGCTCACCCTCGCCGCGTTCCAGACCGGCCGCGTGCCGCCGACCATCGGCCTCGTGGCGGTGCTGGCCGTGCTGGCGACCGCCACTGAACTCGGCAGCCTGTGGCGCCGCGGCGAAGTGGCGCGCATGCCCAAGGCGTTGCTCGCTTGGGGTGTGCTGCCTCTCGTGCCGTGCCTGCTGGCCTGGCTGGCGGCACGGCCGGGCATGCCGGCGCTGGTGCAGATCGCCGCGACGCTGCTGCTCATCGTGCCGATCACGCCGCTGCTGGCGCGCGTGGTGTACCAGCCGATCGCCGATGCGTCGGTGCTGGTGCTGCTGATCGTCTCCCTCGCATTGCACTTCCTGCTGTCGGGACTCGGCCTGCTGTTCTTCGGCCCCGAGGGTTCGCGCACCGAACCGCTGGCCAGCGGCGTGTTCACGCTGGGCGACAACTTCGTGGTGAGCGGGCAGGTGCTGCTGATGGTCGGCTCCGCCATCGTGTTGAGCGGGCTGTTCTTTCTGGTGTTCGAACGCACTGTCGCCGGCAAGGCGCTGCGCGCGACCGCGGTGAACCGCGTCGGTGCGCGGCTGGTCGGTATTCGTCCTGCACGCACCGCCCTCATGGCGTACGGCAGCGCATCGCTGCTCGCCGGACTCATCGGCATCCTGATCGGGCCGGTGACCACCATGTACTACGACTCGGGCTTCATCATCGGGCTGAAGGCCTTCGTCGCCGCGATCATCGGTGGGCTGGTGAGTTACCCGGTGACCGCCCTCGGCGCACTCGCCGTCGGCCTGGTCGAAAGCTACGCATCGTTCTGGAGCGGCGCACTGAAAGACGTGATCGTGTTCAGCCTTCTGATCCCCGTCCTGATGCTGCGCTCGTACCTGTCGCGCCACCAGGAAGAAGAGCAGGAAGAGGTGGACGAATGA
- a CDS encoding ABC transporter substrate-binding protein produces the protein MKHLIPTLTRGALTAALAIGFAMTALAADLKVGLSTSLSGPNSSIGIPYAKGMQAALAYKGELNGVKIQLVVLDDGSDPTAAGRNARKLVEEEKVDVLMGTSGAPSAVAIAQVGRDSKTPMIALTPISWDPIENPWAVTVAQPTQLMVDAVVERMKRNGVKTVGYIGFSDVWGDLVYDALMKAAPAAGIKVLSNERYARADSSVTGQVLKIVAMRPDAVMTGGAGTPGALPFLALAERGFKGGVYGQHGLINPDFVRVAGASAQGSLMPTGPVIVAEQLPDSAPTKKIALDFRTVYQKVNNAPTTDAFSAYSFDAWLVFLDAAARAMPKAAPGTPEFRLALRDAILSSKEIVGTHGVYNFKPGALYGVDERARVIVKLDNGQWKLAP, from the coding sequence ATGAAGCACCTGATCCCGACCCTGACACGCGGCGCGCTCACAGCGGCACTCGCCATCGGCTTTGCGATGACCGCGCTGGCGGCCGACCTCAAGGTCGGACTCAGCACCTCGCTGTCTGGCCCCAACTCCTCCATCGGCATTCCCTACGCCAAGGGCATGCAGGCCGCGCTGGCCTACAAGGGCGAACTCAACGGCGTGAAGATCCAGTTGGTCGTGCTGGACGACGGCTCCGACCCGACGGCGGCAGGCCGCAATGCGCGCAAGCTGGTGGAAGAAGAAAAGGTCGACGTGCTGATGGGCACCTCGGGCGCGCCGTCGGCCGTGGCCATCGCCCAGGTCGGCCGCGACAGCAAGACGCCGATGATCGCGCTCACGCCGATCTCGTGGGACCCGATCGAGAACCCGTGGGCCGTGACCGTGGCGCAGCCGACCCAGCTGATGGTCGATGCCGTGGTCGAGCGCATGAAGCGCAACGGCGTGAAGACGGTCGGCTACATCGGCTTCTCCGATGTCTGGGGCGACCTCGTGTACGACGCGCTGATGAAGGCCGCACCGGCTGCCGGCATCAAGGTACTCAGCAACGAGCGCTATGCGCGGGCCGACTCGTCGGTGACCGGGCAGGTGCTGAAGATCGTCGCCATGCGTCCCGACGCGGTCATGACAGGCGGTGCCGGCACGCCTGGCGCGTTGCCTTTCCTGGCGCTGGCCGAGCGTGGCTTCAAGGGCGGCGTGTATGGGCAGCATGGCCTGATCAACCCCGACTTCGTGCGGGTGGCCGGTGCTTCGGCGCAAGGCTCGCTGATGCCGACCGGCCCGGTGATCGTGGCCGAACAATTGCCGGACAGCGCCCCGACCAAGAAGATCGCTCTCGACTTCCGCACGGTCTACCAGAAGGTCAACAACGCGCCGACCACCGATGCGTTCTCGGCCTATTCGTTCGACGCCTGGCTGGTGTTCCTCGACGCTGCCGCGCGGGCCATGCCCAAGGCCGCGCCCGGCACGCCCGAGTTCCGCCTGGCCCTGCGCGACGCGATTCTCAGCAGCAAGGAAATCGTCGGTACGCACGGCGTCTACAACTTCAAGCCCGGCGCGCTCTACGGCGTGGACGAGCGCGCTCGCGTGATCGTCAAGCTCGACAACGGCCAGTGGAAGCTGGCCCCTTGA
- a CDS encoding aromatic ring-hydroxylating dioxygenase subunit alpha has product MSNYRDNPQAIAALVDQDRVHRDLYLSDELFALEQERLFANTWLYAGHTSQVPNTGDYWALELAGKPVMLVRQPDGCVRVFYNRCAHKGSRLVTDEHGNTGKFFRCPYHAWTYKLDGAPLGMPLKSGYEGTRLTECESGQGLVEVRNTVVYRDFVFVRMAEEGIDFDSYFGDVKQAINNMVDRSPEGRLTVGGGVLRSIIHCNWKMYLENINDTVHPMSTHESATQAAKSVWATHDADEPKPMAMEQILPFGAGYDFFDKMGGRVFANGHSILGVNFSIHSGYAQLPEYEAAMRAAHGEQRAADILERSPQNSVFYPSLSVKGSPQAIRVIRPLAANRTLIEAWSFRAAGAPEVLFQRAMTYNRLVFSPMSVVAHDDVHLFESMQRGLAANGNDWVSLHRNFDAAEIGQGTVTTNGTNELLMRNQFRAWARYMAPASVSASATST; this is encoded by the coding sequence ATGTCGAACTACCGCGACAACCCACAAGCCATCGCAGCACTGGTCGATCAAGACCGCGTCCACCGCGACCTGTACCTAAGTGACGAACTGTTCGCACTGGAGCAAGAGCGGCTGTTCGCGAACACGTGGCTCTACGCCGGCCACACGAGTCAAGTACCGAACACCGGTGACTACTGGGCACTCGAACTCGCAGGCAAACCGGTCATGCTGGTCCGCCAACCGGATGGCTGCGTGCGCGTGTTCTACAACCGCTGCGCCCATAAAGGCAGCCGCCTTGTCACAGACGAGCACGGCAACACCGGCAAGTTCTTTCGCTGCCCGTACCACGCCTGGACCTACAAGCTCGATGGCGCACCGCTCGGCATGCCGCTGAAGAGCGGTTACGAAGGCACGCGCCTGACCGAGTGCGAATCCGGCCAGGGCCTGGTCGAAGTCAGGAACACCGTGGTCTACCGCGACTTCGTCTTCGTTCGGATGGCCGAGGAGGGCATCGACTTCGACAGTTACTTCGGCGACGTCAAACAGGCCATCAACAACATGGTCGACCGCTCGCCCGAGGGCCGGCTGACGGTCGGCGGTGGCGTGTTGCGCAGCATCATCCATTGCAACTGGAAGATGTACCTGGAGAACATCAACGACACCGTGCATCCGATGTCGACGCACGAGTCGGCGACACAGGCTGCGAAGTCGGTCTGGGCGACGCACGATGCCGACGAGCCCAAGCCGATGGCGATGGAACAGATCCTGCCGTTCGGTGCCGGCTACGATTTCTTCGACAAGATGGGCGGCCGTGTGTTCGCCAACGGCCACAGCATTCTGGGCGTCAACTTCAGCATTCACTCCGGCTATGCGCAGCTGCCGGAGTACGAGGCTGCGATGCGTGCCGCGCACGGCGAGCAGCGTGCGGCCGACATCCTGGAGCGGTCGCCGCAGAACTCGGTTTTCTATCCGAGCCTGTCGGTCAAGGGCTCGCCGCAGGCCATCCGCGTGATCCGGCCGCTGGCCGCCAACCGCACCTTGATCGAGGCCTGGAGCTTTCGCGCCGCCGGCGCACCCGAGGTGCTGTTCCAGCGTGCGATGACCTACAACCGGCTCGTCTTCTCGCCGATGTCTGTCGTCGCGCACGACGACGTGCACCTGTTCGAAAGCATGCAGCGCGGCCTCGCGGCCAACGGCAACGACTGGGTCAGCCTGCACCGCAATTTCGACGCCGCCGAGATCGGGCAGGGCACCGTCACGACCAACGGCACCAACGAGCTTCTGATGCGCAACCAGTTCCGCGCATGGGCCCGCTACATGGCACCCGCATCGGTATCCGCATCCGCAACGTCCACTTGA
- a CDS encoding ABC transporter substrate-binding protein, with product MTSIENMTRTAVALGIAMGLSAAAMAADLRIGFISSLSGPVSALGIPYEKGIRAAIAESPMLAGHKVELIVLDDASDPTTAGRNARKLVVEDKVDVLIGTSGVPGAMAIAAVAKELNVPLISPTPVTIAGGADTWAVTVSQSFPLMVSAVVERMQKAGVKTVAFIGFSDALGDLAYDSLKTSTDAAGIKIVANERYARADASVTGQILKITALRPDAVFAGNSGTPGALPYLALTERGYKGHLYGTHGLINADFVRVGGASIEGLQVPSGPVLVADQLAADNPIRAVSMNFRAAYQKLNGAPPNDAFSSYTYDSYLLLGDAAKRTKGEPGTAAYRTALRDAIMSTKELVGTHGVYNFKPDDRYGSDKRGVVMVKMEKGQWKLAP from the coding sequence ATGACATCGATCGAAAACATGACCCGCACCGCCGTGGCACTCGGCATCGCCATGGGACTCTCGGCCGCCGCGATGGCTGCCGACCTCAGGATCGGCTTCATCAGTTCGCTCTCCGGCCCGGTGTCCGCACTCGGCATCCCGTACGAAAAAGGCATCCGCGCTGCCATCGCCGAAAGTCCGATGCTGGCCGGCCACAAGGTCGAGCTCATCGTCCTCGACGACGCATCCGACCCGACGACCGCCGGCCGCAACGCCCGCAAGCTGGTGGTCGAAGACAAGGTCGACGTGCTCATCGGCACCTCCGGTGTGCCCGGTGCCATGGCCATCGCCGCGGTCGCGAAAGAACTCAACGTGCCGCTGATCTCGCCCACGCCGGTGACGATCGCCGGCGGCGCCGACACGTGGGCGGTCACGGTGTCGCAATCTTTCCCGCTGATGGTCTCGGCGGTGGTCGAGCGCATGCAGAAGGCAGGCGTGAAAACGGTCGCCTTCATCGGCTTCTCCGACGCACTCGGCGACCTGGCCTACGACTCGCTGAAGACGAGCACCGACGCCGCCGGCATCAAGATCGTCGCCAACGAACGCTATGCGCGCGCCGACGCATCGGTCACCGGCCAGATCCTCAAGATCACCGCGCTGCGCCCCGATGCCGTGTTTGCCGGCAACTCCGGCACCCCCGGCGCGCTGCCGTACCTGGCATTGACCGAGCGTGGCTACAAAGGTCACCTCTACGGCACCCACGGCCTCATCAACGCCGACTTCGTGCGAGTGGGCGGCGCCTCCATAGAAGGTCTGCAAGTGCCGAGCGGCCCTGTGCTGGTGGCCGACCAGCTCGCCGCCGACAACCCGATTCGTGCCGTGTCGATGAACTTCCGCGCCGCCTACCAGAAGCTCAACGGCGCGCCACCCAACGACGCCTTTTCGTCATACACCTACGACTCGTACCTGCTGCTCGGCGATGCAGCCAAGCGCACCAAGGGCGAGCCCGGCACAGCCGCCTACCGCACGGCATTGCGCGACGCGATCATGAGCACCAAGGAGTTGGTCGGCACGCACGGTGTCTACAACTTCAAGCCGGACGACCGTTACGGCTCCGACAAGCGTGGCGTGGTCATGGTGAAGATGGAGAAGGGTCAGTGGAAGCTGGCTCCTTGA
- a CDS encoding ABC transporter ATP-binding protein, with translation MSAALKNPTTDKVLQVRDLTVSYGKVDALVKANIEVFTGRIVTVIGPNGAGKTTLLSAVMGVLPSRGEIVLDGTVHRSPQVEQMVRAGMTLVPEKRELFAGMSVQDNLALGAFDRHRRGLRDSAETLEEIYALFPRLQERREQLAGTLSGGERQMLAIGRALMARPRLLMLDEPSLGLAPLIVREIFRIIAALRERGVSILLVEQNARAALQVADYAYVLETGAISMHGPAAELAQDPRVVEAYLGLAGKHQDQLSR, from the coding sequence ATGAGCGCTGCGCTGAAGAACCCAACGACCGACAAGGTGCTCCAAGTCCGCGACCTGACCGTCTCTTACGGCAAGGTCGATGCGCTGGTCAAAGCCAATATCGAGGTCTTCACCGGACGTATCGTGACCGTGATCGGCCCCAACGGCGCCGGCAAGACCACGCTGCTTTCTGCCGTGATGGGCGTGCTGCCGTCGCGCGGCGAGATCGTGCTCGACGGCACGGTGCATCGCTCGCCGCAGGTCGAGCAGATGGTGCGCGCCGGCATGACGCTGGTGCCCGAAAAGCGCGAGCTCTTCGCCGGCATGAGCGTGCAGGACAACCTCGCGCTCGGCGCCTTCGACCGGCATCGCCGCGGCCTGCGCGACAGCGCGGAAACGCTGGAAGAAATCTACGCTTTGTTCCCGCGCCTGCAGGAGCGGCGAGAACAGCTGGCCGGCACGCTGTCGGGCGGCGAGCGCCAGATGCTCGCCATCGGCCGCGCCCTCATGGCCAGGCCGCGCCTTTTGATGCTCGACGAACCCAGCCTCGGCCTGGCGCCGCTGATCGTGCGGGAGATTTTTCGCATCATCGCGGCGCTGCGCGAGCGCGGTGTCTCGATCCTGCTGGTGGAGCAGAACGCACGTGCCGCACTGCAGGTCGCCGACTACGCCTACGTGCTGGAAACCGGCGCCATCAGCATGCACGGCCCGGCCGCCGAACTGGCGCAAGACCCGCGTGTCGTCGAGGCCTACCTGGGCCTCGCCGGCAAGCACCAGGACCAGCTTTCCCGATGA